The DNA window CCGGGCCGAGTGCTGACGGATTCAGGACGCCTTCCGGCTTCTGCCGGAAGGCGTCGTTATGTTCGGGCGTACTTGTGGCCCGGGAAGGTTCCGCCCGCGGTTCCGCTGCCCCATCCCGAGCCGCGAAGGAATTACAATGAGGGCAGCCAGGATGGCGGAACTGGCAGACGCGCACGCCTTAGGAGCGTGTGCCATACGGCGTGTGGGTTCGAATCCCACTCCTGGCACCAGAAAACAGCTTCTAGCTGCTTCTAGCTGGAAGCCTCGGATCGCGTCCCTGGGCTCCACACCATTCTCAACGAGGCCATCATGTCGAATCCGCAACAGCCCAACGTCAAGCTCTTCCAGAGCGGCGACTACCGCGAGAACTATGCCAACAGCGTGCAGGTGCGGGTGAGCGTCTGGGACTTCTTCCTGGTCTTCGGCACGCTGCGGCAGCAGACGCCCACCGAGGTCGAGGTGCAGAACTACCAAGGCATCTATCTCAGCCCGCAGCAAGCCAAGGCGTTGATGGCCATCCTGGAACAGAACGTCATGAACTACGAGAAGGCCTTTGGAGAAATCAAGCTGGACCCGCAAATGACGCCCGGGGGGCCCATCAACTAGTGGCCGGTGGCCGGAGATCACTGCCTCGTCCTCAGTTCGCAG is part of the Terriglobales bacterium genome and encodes:
- a CDS encoding DUF3467 domain-containing protein, which translates into the protein MSNPQQPNVKLFQSGDYRENYANSVQVRVSVWDFFLVFGTLRQQTPTEVEVQNYQGIYLSPQQAKALMAILEQNVMNYEKAFGEIKLDPQMTPGGPIN